Genomic segment of Cottoperca gobio chromosome 6, fCotGob3.1, whole genome shotgun sequence:
AGCCGTCGCTAATGTCTCCTTCAGTGTCCCTGCAGAAAAACTGACGCCTCAATCAATGGGAGTGGAGTAGGTTACAGCTGAGACGATACATGCCGACTAAACCCAGACAAACTCCTTCAGGTACAAGACACTGAACAGGAGAACCAGACTGAGCCCGAGCGAAATAAAGCCATCACATGTCGACACGTTTATGATTTCCACCGGGCGATTAGGCCTTCTTAATGTAACAATTTGATGCAATGTTTTAGAGGAGAACAATTGCTTCAGATATTACAGCATTTGCACGGATTTGACAAAAAGCAGACACTATCATAATTTAGATTAAAGTTTAAACACTGTTGGACATTTCAGTCCAGCTAATAATACCATGAGATAAACATTTCTCAGAAAATTTGAAAGAGTAGCTTTTGTAATCTTCGTGGCAAAGGTGTGTCCCATGAACTCATTGCTGTTTTAGTCTTGTCTCTCAACTAATCACAtccctttttattattgtgtagatacagtgagttTACATGAACAACAATGGAAAGGGAAACTGCAAAGTATGGCTCAAAAGCAGCATGAATAGGACCAAAGGTTATGGGAATCTCTGACTTCCTCCCACCTTCCTCCCTGGAATCTGTGTTCACCCTCCAAATCCCTTAGCCAGCGATCTACAGTTCATATCCTTTTGAGGGGGTTTTTCACCTTACAAATAACAACCAAACCGTTTGTGATCGCGGGCCATATTCTTTCACTGCACCTTATTAAATAATAGATGGTCTTTATCTGTGTAATGATCCCGACAGTACAACagaaatatgttgtgttttcttgtgtCCTGTGCTTAAGTAGCCACCAGTGGCCTTACAAACAGAGTAATGCTATTGGCTAATCTGGGAGTCCTGCCAGATTTGTCTCCTCTGCTTGGCACACATTTGGCCTTAATGGAATAgatctatacacacacacacacacacacacacacacacacatttttgtctAGCTTTAATCCGGATTTAtgtttccatttgttttatGAAGGCCATTGAAGTACAtaatggagagaagaagagtctATCAATTCACATTATACGCCAAGCTTTAGTTTAGCCTCAGTGGAAGGTTCTTCTTAGACTACTTGTATCTGGAAGAGGCTGATAATATCTTCAATGTATATGTAAGCAGAAAgcaaaatgttgctttatttgttcaaataaagtaaaaagtgaGGCCAGTAAACCTGATATAGCTCTTTATTTTGCCACACCAGAGTGGCACCAATAATActgatgaaaataaacacaataccAGGTGCAGGGACAGGAAAACATAGCGTGTTAAAGCACTGGTTGAAAACGCTGTCTTTAAATTGTTCACTAAAATACCTGTGGAAGTGATATGCATTTTGGGAGCATAGTTGACAATTAAATGTCAAAGTTTTGGCTCTGAACATTTACCAAAACCACAGTGGAAGATCCGTGTGAATGTGAAGGCGCACAAAACAACAGGGTGTCAGCATTCTTGTACAGCCTTTAGTCATTTTAGATCCTAATGATACAGAAAGCAAGTATAATTCAGCCAAAACTGTAGTGTTGTGTCCTTACTTTATAGTTGTCAGGAGCCTTAGAAGCAAGATGTGTGCCTTACAAATAGACATAAAACAacgtaaaaaatgtaaatcacaTTAGTTTTGCATGCCTGAGAGTAACGTATGAATTAACAATATGTTGTGTGACATAaagctttaatgtgtgtgtgtgtgtgtgtgtgtgtgtgtgtgtgtgtgtgtgtgtgtgtgtgtgtgtgtgtgtgtgtgtgtgtgtgtgtgtgtgtgtgtgtgtgtgtgtgtgtgtgtgtgtgtcgatggCTATTGTTTTCCTGCTGTCTGAGTCTTATCAGCTGCACCAGGGCAATCATTTGGCCCGCTAGTTTATTGAGCAGTTGTGCAATAAGGagcctctccttcctcccctcctccaggAGCATAGACCATCTGAACTAGAGTGACCCCTAATTTTCtccctaacccccccccctcacttgTTCAATCATAAATCTTGCTGTCATCTAAATGCGTGTAACGCCACCTCGCTCACTGTTCCCCTCCTCGTCACTTGATGCTTCCTGCTGCCTCTTCTCGTCTGTCCTACTCACTTATGCTTTCATAAATATTGCAATCGAAGCATTGCTTTTCACATCATTCTCCTTTACCACAGAATGTTTGTGGAGCTGGATGTAAAAGTGCAACTGGAACACAGTCATCTGGGACATCACACAGCAGCCCAGTCTTCTTAACCCTTTCCCTGTTGTACTGTGACCCCTTGTTTGTCCTCCCTTCCCTTTCTTACATTGtatcctcctcatctctcctctgttgATCTCAGCTCTAGTGAACTTTCACTCAATTCCTCTCCCTCCCAACCTcccctttcttctccctcttcgaTGCCCGGGGCCTTCTCCGTTAAGCCTAGCAAGCGATTTTTAGAACCATAGGTAGGTGTTGTGAAActactttgtatttgtgtgacCCTGTTGGGCCTCACATATTTggacagaaagaaacatgactgGTAAGACAGCTTGAAAGATGAAATTGAGACTTGAATGTGCTACCACAGTTCTTAAGGACATGAGACACTGAGaagaaggtggggggggggggggggggggaaggagaagaaaaatacGATTGGAAGAGATTtataaaagaagagaagaaaaggttACAGGAGGTCAAAGGAACAGTGTGGGGTTTCTTGcatttccccttctctctgtctctgtttctgcaggGTTTTGCTTCAGCCACAAAACACGTGCATTTATGACACAGTGATGCAAACTAGTGACCGCACAAAGCAAGCCTGAAGGCTGTTCCACTCCAAACTTAAACCACTCTGTCAAAGAAGGAGAAATAGTTTCAGTTTCCCGCTGCTGATGTTCCCTATTTCAATCAAAGATGAGACATACgttacatcaaacacacacagtgctgtctGCTTTGAGGTTTTGGCTTCCTGTGATATATTTCAAGCCCTCTGACTTGCAATAAAAGCCCTTTTGATACATATAGTTCAACAGTGTCACACGGCTCTCTGAATATAATCACCTCATGTGAGTGCAACCAGCTATGACTAAATTATTAATGTACATATTTAATCTGCTTTCAGGTCAAGAGTGAGGGCCCAAAGCTGGTGCCATTCTTCAAGGCAACCTGTGTATACTTTGTCCTGTGGCTGCCCACGTCAAGCCCATCCTGGTTCAGCGCACTGATCAAATGTCTACCTATCTTCTGCCTCTGGGTGTTTTTACTGGCACATGGGTTCAGCTTCCTAGGTGCCAGCTCCAATGCCCGCAAGATCTTAGCTGGCCTCATCTTTTCTGCTCTGGGTGACGCGTTTCTCATCTGGCAGGAGCAGGGCTACTTTGTCCACGGTGAGCATGAACCTGACACTCTGAGTCGCTTTGTTACAATTGTCTACAGGACTTTTATGGCCATCATTGCATATGGGAATTGTATCTGGGAACATTGCTAAAACGGGACAAGAAACATAAGCCCAACCCCTTAGGTTAGGTAAATAGAGTGGAAGAGATGAATGATCTGTTGTCCCCCTCATCATGGTTTACAGACGTAACTCCTGGTTTAACCTGTTTTCTcctactttctctttctctccaaatAAAGTGGTAGCTGACAAAACAGACTATCTGCTCGTGTTTTTGGGCCCATTAGACTTGTTGTGACATGTTGTTGCACAGTGTTCTCAGTTCAAAGAAAGGACTACAAAGTTATCCTAACCCATAGAAACACTGGCCCAAACTATACTGTTAGAGCTAAGTTGTAATAATCATAAATGATccttttatttccttctcttcatcagGTGCAATGCTTGAAGCGTTTCTTTGGCATTAGAAAGATAGATGAGATGCTACTTTGTCAGATTGTATTAAGACTTCAATcctgtatatctatataatgtCCTGCAGGCCTCCTGATGTTTGCCATCACCCACATCCTCTACTCGGCTGCCTTCGGGATGAAGCCCATTAACGTGTCTGCTGGCCTGGTGATCACCGCTGTGTCCTCCCTGAGCTACATGCTGCTATACCCCTACCTGTCCGGCCCCTTCACCTACCTGGTGGCCGTCTACATCGCACTGATCGGCTTCATGGGCTGGAGGGCGGTCGCAGGACTGCAGCTGGCCAACGACCTGTGGACCTGGACCAAGCTGTGCGCCTGCCTGGGCGCCGTGCTCTTCATGGTCTCCGACCTCACCATCGCCGTCAATAAGTTCTGCTTCCCCGTGCCCCATTCGCGTGCCATCATCATGGCCACCTACTACGCCGCCCAGATGCTGATATCGCTGTCGGCCGTCGAGTGCCAGGACGCCGTGATGGCCAGGAAGAGATCATGAGGTGCCGCGAGGCTGGGAAGGTGGTAGCCCCGCCCCCCCCCTTGACCCTGAGTGATCATGGACACATCTCACTGCCAGATCCACAGCCCTCAACCGCGCTCCCACACTGTTGTTCCCATGACAACTGGTTCACTAGAGTCTTGGCTAACACCCTACTGCACCATTAGTATGTTAGTCTCACATCTGTCTTCTAACCACAAACCTATGGTAGTGTTATCTCCAGACTGTCCCGACAACAGTCCTACCGGCCTCCTGCTATCCTCGAATGGCTGTCAATTTAGTTACCATGGAGACAAGCATAGT
This window contains:
- the tmem86a gene encoding lysoplasmalogenase TMEM86A isoform X1, encoding MPTKPRQTPSDTVKSEGPKLVPFFKATCVYFVLWLPTSSPSWFSALIKCLPIFCLWVFLLAHGFSFLGASSNARKILAGLIFSALGDAFLIWQEQGYFVHGLLMFAITHILYSAAFGMKPINVSAGLVITAVSSLSYMLLYPYLSGPFTYLVAVYIALIGFMGWRAVAGLQLANDLWTWTKLCACLGAVLFMVSDLTIAVNKFCFPVPHSRAIIMATYYAAQMLISLSAVECQDAVMARKRS
- the tmem86a gene encoding lysoplasmalogenase TMEM86A isoform X2, with amino-acid sequence MVSPVTVVKSEGPKLVPFFKATCVYFVLWLPTSSPSWFSALIKCLPIFCLWVFLLAHGFSFLGASSNARKILAGLIFSALGDAFLIWQEQGYFVHGLLMFAITHILYSAAFGMKPINVSAGLVITAVSSLSYMLLYPYLSGPFTYLVAVYIALIGFMGWRAVAGLQLANDLWTWTKLCACLGAVLFMVSDLTIAVNKFCFPVPHSRAIIMATYYAAQMLISLSAVECQDAVMARKRS